In Callospermophilus lateralis isolate mCalLat2 chromosome 10, mCalLat2.hap1, whole genome shotgun sequence, a single genomic region encodes these proteins:
- the Vwa5b2 gene encoding von Willebrand factor A domain-containing protein 5B2 isoform X4, protein MPGLYCPSSWTPLPLTDSWVRACANGPCLSLRARLTYHNPQPQPVDGVFVYPLAEAEVVSGFEAEAAGRRVSFQLQSRRRLQAACCRALGPGLGTSTPRRCAQGHLVLDLAQARSTLVLPTGLIAAAGTMTVTLCSSRELPSRPDGVLHVALPTVLTPLAPPGPPGPPRPPGLCDDSPTSCFGAGSPEEEGLAWEEPPAPPDVFSGPARCPAPYTFSFEMLVTGPCLLAGLDSPSHALRADAPPHASSAATICVTLAEGHLCDRPLEILLYPSEPHQPHLILEAGSLSASEYEAQVRARRDFQRLQRRDSDGDRQVWFLQRRFHKDILLNPVLVLSFCPDLSSRPGHLGTATRELLFLLDGSSAAHKDAIVLAMKSLPTQTLVNLAMFGTSVQPLFPESRSCSDDTVQLICESIETLQAGSGPPDILAALDWALGQPQQKAHPRQLFLLTAASPMAVTTHQTLELMRWHRGAARCFSFGLGPDCHQLLQGLSALSRGQAYFLRPGERLQPMLVQALRKALEPALSDISVDWFVPDAVEALLTPREIPALYPGDQLLGYCSLFRVDGFRPHPPGGQEPGWQSLGGSVFPSPEEAPSVASPGTEPTGTSEPLETRTVSAELSSPWAAGDSDQTGTDALTDPVTDPGPNPSNDTAIWRRIFQSSYIREQYVLTHCSASPEPGPGSTGSSESPGSQGPGSPEGYFPLDPPSQQGCRSLAWGESIGSRSCPLPAPPQTPFKAGALSAEVLGRRHRAALAGRSLSSPPGRANPVPCRPRQPSLGAVPDVPGPESGQQLGQGLDDSGNLLSPAPMDWDMLMEPPFLFTAVPPNREPTPPAVPVPPQAPRCHVVIRGLYGEQPMCWEVGVGLETLWGPGDASKPPSTALREAAWDQALHRLTAASVVRDNEQLALRGAETTADRGHARRSWLRALQTSKVSCAPSCFTCPVAVDATTREVLPGVLQVRSSESAEPPGTYVSQGHLDATSLPTAAHPKGIAQMRGKGSLVGTWDLDQNDNSKSALGEPTTPTGGPHHLPYQPSSRLSLGRRRRLCSPKAGQANGGNSGGIDHDYLPLVRLQEAPGSFRLDAPFCAAVHIPQERLCRASPFAAHRASLSPTSASSPWALLGPSVGQGDSATASCSPSPSSGSEGPGQADSGRGSDTEASEGAEGIGGSDLRDRTWATAVALAWLEHRCAAAFSEWELTAAKADCWLRAQQLPDGLELAALKAAARGLFLLLRHWDQNLQLHLLCYSPANV, encoded by the exons ATGCCCGGCCTCTACTGCCCCTCCAGCTGGACGCCGCTACCCCTCACCGACTCCTGGGTCCGGGCCTGCGCCAACGGACCCTGCCTCAGCCTGCGTGCTCGGCTCACCTACCACAACCCGCAGCCGCAGCCAGTGGACG GCGTGTTCGTGTACCCGCTGGCGGAGGCCGAAGTAGTATCAGGCTTCGAGGCCGAGGCGGCCGGACGGCGCGTCTCCTTCCAGCTGCAGAGCCGGCGCCGTTTGCAGGCTGCCTGCTGCCGCGCGCTGGGCCCGGGGTTGGGGACCTCCACGCCCCGCCGCTGCGCGCAGG GTCATCTTGTCTTGGATCTGGCCCAGGCCCGGTCCACGTTGGTGCTGCCCACGGGCCTTATCGCTGCAGCTGGCACCATGACAGTGACCCTGTGCAGTAGCCGGGAGCTGCCCTCCAGGCCTGATGGGGTACTGCATGTGGCTCTGCCCACTGTGCTCACCCCACTGGCCCCACCGGGCCCACCAGGGCCCCCCAGGCCTCCGGGGCTCTGTGACGACAG CCCCACAAGCTGTTTCGGGGCAGGCAGCCCTGAGGAGGAAGGGCTGGCCTGGGAGGAGCCACCTGCCCCTCCAGACGTGTTTTCAGGCCCTGCCCGCTGTCCTGCTCCGTATACTTTCTCCTTCGAGATGCTGGTGACTGGGCCATGCCTGCTGGCAG GCCTGGACAGCCCCTCTCATGCCCTGCGGGCAGATGCCCCCCCTCATGCCAGCTCTGCAGCCACCATCTGTGTCACACTGGCAGAGGGTCACCTATGTGACCGGCCCTTGGAGATCCTGCTATACCCCAGTG AGCCCCATCAACCACACTTGATACTGGAGGCTGGCAGCCTGAGTGCATCAGAATATGAGGCCCAGGTGAGGGCCCGCCGGGATTTCCAGAGGCTGCAGCGAAGGGACAGTGATGGGGACCGGCAG GTGTGGTTCCTGCAGCGACGTTTCCACAAGGACATCTTGCTGAACCCTGTGCTGGTACTGAGTTTCTGCCCGGATCTGAGCTCCAGGCCTGGACACCTGGGCACAGCTACCAGGGAGCTTCTCTTTCTGTTGGATGGCAGCAGTGCAGCacacaag GATGCCATTGTTTTGGCTATGAAGTCCCTCCCAACTCAGACACTTGTCAACCTGGCCATGTTTGGGACTTCGGTGCAGCCACTCTTCCCAGAGAGCCGGTCTTGCAGCGAT GACACTGTGCAGCTGATCTGTGAGAGTATTGAGACCCTGCAGGCTGGGAGTGGTCCCCCAGATATACTGGCTGCACTGGACTGGGCCTTGGGGCAGCCCCAGCAGAAGGCCCATCCTCGCCAGCTATTCCTGCTCACTGCTGCCTCGCCCATGGCTGTCACTACTCACCAAACCCTGGAGCTCATGAGGTGGCACAGAGGGGCAGCCAG GTGCTTCTCCTTTGGGCTGGGGCCTGATTGCCACCAGCTGCTCCAGGGTCTGTCTGCCCTCAGCAGAGGCCAGGCCTACTTCCTGAGGCCTGGAGAGAGGCTGCAGCCCATG CTGGTACAGGCTCTACGGAAGGCACTGGAGCCTGCTTTGAGTGACATTTCTGTGGACTGGTTTGTGCCTGATGCCGTGGAGGCTCTCCTGACTCCCAGGGAAATCCCAGCACTCTACCCTGGGGACCAGCTGCTTGGTTACTGCTCACTCTTCAGGGTGGATGGCTTCCGGCCCCACCCTCCAGGG GGCCAAGAGCCTGGATGGCAGAGCTTGGGTGGTTCTGTGTTCCCATCCCCAGAGGAGGCACCATCTGTTGCCAGCCCTGGCACTGAGCCCACTGGCACCTCAGAGCCACTGGAAACACGCACTGTGTCAGCAGAGCTGTCCAGTCCATGGGCTGCTGGGGACTCAGATCAGA CAGGTACTGATGCTCTGACAGACCCAGTCACAGATCCTGGACCCAATCCGTCCAATGACACAGCCATATGGCGCCGCATCTTCCAGTCTTCATACATCCGGGAACAGTATGTGCTTACCCACTGCTCTGCCAGCCCTGAGCCAGGCCCGGGTTCCACAGGCAGCAGTGAGTCTCCTGGCTCCCAGGGCCCTGGCTCCCCAGAGGGCTATTTTCCCTTGGATCCTCCCTCTCAGCAGGGCTGCCGCAGCCTGGCCTGGGGAGAATCTATAGGCTCCCGTTCCTGCCCCCTGCCTGCACCACCACAGACTCCATTCAAG GCAGGAGCTCTGAGTGCTGAGGTGCTGGGCCGTAGGCATAGAGCAGCTCTGGCTGGCCGAAGTCTCTCATCTCCACCAGGCCGGGCAAACCCAGTCCCTTGCCGACCCCGGCAACCTTCTCTGGGTGCAGTACCAGATGTGCCAGGCCCTGAGTCAGGCCAACAGCTTGGGCAGGGCCTGGACGACTCAG GAAACCTGCTCTCCCCAGCCCCCATGGACTGGGACATGTTGATGGAACCACCCTTCTTGTTCACAGCTGTGCCCCCAAATAGGGAACCAACCCCTCCAGCAGTACCAGTGCCTCCCCAGGCTCCACGTTGCCATGTGGTGATCCGGGGCCTGTATGGGGAGCAACCAATGTGCTGGGAGGTGGGTGTTGGGCTGGAGACACTGTGGGGACCTGGGGATGCCTCAAAGCCTCCATCAACTGCTCTAAGAGAAGCTGCTTGGGACCAAGCACTTCACCGACTGACAGCAGCCTCAGTGGTCCGAGACAATGAACAGCTAGCACTCCGAGGAGCTGAGACCACAGCTGACCGGG GCCACGCCCGAAGGTCCTGGCTTCGAGCCCTTCAGACAAGCAAGGTCAGTTGTGCTCCCTCCTGTTTCACCTGCCCAGTAGCTGTGGATGCTACTACTAGGGAGGTCCTGCCCGGAGTCCTGCAGGTGCGGAGCTCAG AATCAGCTGAACCCCCAGGCACTTACGTCTCTCAGGGCCATCTAGATGCAACTTCTCTGCCCACTGCAGCCCACCCTAAAGGTATAgcacaaatgaggggaaagg GCTCTCTGGTAGGCACCTGGGACCTGGACCAAAATGACAACTCCAAGTCAGCTTTGGGGGAGCCAACAACTCCCACTGGAGGTCCTCACCACCTGCCCTATCAGCCTTCCTCAAGGCTCAGTCTGGGCCGCCGACGGAGACTCTGTAGTCCCAAGGCTGGCCAGGCCAATGGAGGCAACAGTGGAGGCATCGACCACGACTACCTGCCCTTG GTGCGGCTACAAGAAGCACCAGGCTCCTTCCGTCTGGATGCACCCTTCTGTGCTGCTGTGCATATTCCCCAGGAGCGCCTGTGTCGTGCTTCACCCTTTGCTGCGCACCGTGCCAGCCTCAGCCCCACCTCTGCCTCATCTCCCTGGGCACTACTGGGCCCTAGTGTTGGCCAGGGTGACAGTGCCACAGCCTCTTGTAGCCCGTCCCCCAGCTCAGGCTCAGAGGGTCCAGGCCAGGCAGACAGTGGGCGAGGTTCAGATACCGAGGCTTCGGAAGGGGCGGAAGGGATAGGAGGCTCAGATCTTCGGGATCGCACCTGGGCCACAGCTGTGGCACTTGCGTGGCTGGAGCACCGCTGTGCGGCTGCCTTCAGTGAATGGGAACTGACAGCAGCCAAGGCAGATTGCTGGCTGCGGGCCCAGCAACTGCCTGATGGTCTTGAGCTGGCCGCCCTCAAGGCTGCAGCCAGGGGACTCTTCCTGCTGCTACGCCACTGGGACCAGAACCTGCAGCTGCACCTGCTATGCTACAGCCCAGCAAATGTGTGA
- the Vwa5b2 gene encoding von Willebrand factor A domain-containing protein 5B2 isoform X5, with the protein MPGLYCPSSWTPLPLTDSWVRACANGPCLSLRARLTYHNPQPQPVDGVFVYPLAEAEVVSGFEAEAAGRRVSFQLQSRRRLQAACCRALGPGLGTSTPRRCAQGHLVLDLAQARSTLVLPTGLIAAAGTMTVTLCSSRELPSRPDGVLHVALPTVLTPLAPPGPPGPPRPPGLCDDSPTSCFGAGSPEEEGLAWEEPPAPPDVFSGPARCPAPYTFSFEMLVTGPCLLAGLDSPSHALRADAPPHASSAATICVTLAEGHLCDRPLEILLYPSEPHQPHLILEAGSLSASEYEAQVRARRDFQRLQRRDSDGDRQVWFLQRRFHKDILLNPVLVLSFCPDLSSRPGHLGTATRELLFLLDGSSAAHKDAIVLAMKSLPTQTLVNLAMFGTSVQPLFPESRSCSDDTVQLICESIETLQAGSGPPDILAALDWALGQPQQKAHPRQLFLLTAASPMAVTTHQTLELMRWHRGAARCFSFGLGPDCHQLLQGLSALSRGQAYFLRPGERLQPMLVQALRKALEPALSDISVDWFVPDAVEALLTPREIPALYPGDQLLGYCSLFRVDGFRPHPPGGQEPGWQSLGGSVFPSPEEAPSVASPGTEPTGTSEPLETRTVSAELSSPWAAGDSDQSTDALTDPVTDPGPNPSNDTAIWRRIFQSSYIREQYVLTHCSASPEPGPGSTGSSESPGSQGPGSPEGYFPLDPPSQQGCRSLAWGESIGSRSCPLPAPPQTPFKAGALSAEVLGRRHRAALAGRSLSSPPGRANPVPCRPRQPSLGAVPDVPGPESGQQLGQGLDDSGNLLSPAPMDWDMLMEPPFLFTAVPPNREPTPPAVPVPPQAPRCHVVIRGLYGEQPMCWEVGVGLETLWGPGDASKPPSTALREAAWDQALHRLTAASVVRDNEQLALRGAETTADRGHARRSWLRALQTSKVSCAPSCFTCPVAVDATTREVLPGVLQVRSSESAEPPGTYVSQGHLDATSLPTAAHPKGIAQMRGKGSLVGTWDLDQNDNSKSALGEPTTPTGGPHHLPYQPSSRLSLGRRRRLCSPKAGQANGGNSGGIDHDYLPLVRLQEAPGSFRLDAPFCAAVHIPQERLCRASPFAAHRASLSPTSASSPWALLGPSVGQGDSATASCSPSPSSGSEGPGQADSGRGSDTEASEGAEGIGGSDLRDRTWATAVALAWLEHRCAAAFSEWELTAAKADCWLRAQQLPDGLELAALKAAARGLFLLLRHWDQNLQLHLLCYSPANV; encoded by the exons ATGCCCGGCCTCTACTGCCCCTCCAGCTGGACGCCGCTACCCCTCACCGACTCCTGGGTCCGGGCCTGCGCCAACGGACCCTGCCTCAGCCTGCGTGCTCGGCTCACCTACCACAACCCGCAGCCGCAGCCAGTGGACG GCGTGTTCGTGTACCCGCTGGCGGAGGCCGAAGTAGTATCAGGCTTCGAGGCCGAGGCGGCCGGACGGCGCGTCTCCTTCCAGCTGCAGAGCCGGCGCCGTTTGCAGGCTGCCTGCTGCCGCGCGCTGGGCCCGGGGTTGGGGACCTCCACGCCCCGCCGCTGCGCGCAGG GTCATCTTGTCTTGGATCTGGCCCAGGCCCGGTCCACGTTGGTGCTGCCCACGGGCCTTATCGCTGCAGCTGGCACCATGACAGTGACCCTGTGCAGTAGCCGGGAGCTGCCCTCCAGGCCTGATGGGGTACTGCATGTGGCTCTGCCCACTGTGCTCACCCCACTGGCCCCACCGGGCCCACCAGGGCCCCCCAGGCCTCCGGGGCTCTGTGACGACAG CCCCACAAGCTGTTTCGGGGCAGGCAGCCCTGAGGAGGAAGGGCTGGCCTGGGAGGAGCCACCTGCCCCTCCAGACGTGTTTTCAGGCCCTGCCCGCTGTCCTGCTCCGTATACTTTCTCCTTCGAGATGCTGGTGACTGGGCCATGCCTGCTGGCAG GCCTGGACAGCCCCTCTCATGCCCTGCGGGCAGATGCCCCCCCTCATGCCAGCTCTGCAGCCACCATCTGTGTCACACTGGCAGAGGGTCACCTATGTGACCGGCCCTTGGAGATCCTGCTATACCCCAGTG AGCCCCATCAACCACACTTGATACTGGAGGCTGGCAGCCTGAGTGCATCAGAATATGAGGCCCAGGTGAGGGCCCGCCGGGATTTCCAGAGGCTGCAGCGAAGGGACAGTGATGGGGACCGGCAG GTGTGGTTCCTGCAGCGACGTTTCCACAAGGACATCTTGCTGAACCCTGTGCTGGTACTGAGTTTCTGCCCGGATCTGAGCTCCAGGCCTGGACACCTGGGCACAGCTACCAGGGAGCTTCTCTTTCTGTTGGATGGCAGCAGTGCAGCacacaag GATGCCATTGTTTTGGCTATGAAGTCCCTCCCAACTCAGACACTTGTCAACCTGGCCATGTTTGGGACTTCGGTGCAGCCACTCTTCCCAGAGAGCCGGTCTTGCAGCGAT GACACTGTGCAGCTGATCTGTGAGAGTATTGAGACCCTGCAGGCTGGGAGTGGTCCCCCAGATATACTGGCTGCACTGGACTGGGCCTTGGGGCAGCCCCAGCAGAAGGCCCATCCTCGCCAGCTATTCCTGCTCACTGCTGCCTCGCCCATGGCTGTCACTACTCACCAAACCCTGGAGCTCATGAGGTGGCACAGAGGGGCAGCCAG GTGCTTCTCCTTTGGGCTGGGGCCTGATTGCCACCAGCTGCTCCAGGGTCTGTCTGCCCTCAGCAGAGGCCAGGCCTACTTCCTGAGGCCTGGAGAGAGGCTGCAGCCCATG CTGGTACAGGCTCTACGGAAGGCACTGGAGCCTGCTTTGAGTGACATTTCTGTGGACTGGTTTGTGCCTGATGCCGTGGAGGCTCTCCTGACTCCCAGGGAAATCCCAGCACTCTACCCTGGGGACCAGCTGCTTGGTTACTGCTCACTCTTCAGGGTGGATGGCTTCCGGCCCCACCCTCCAGGG GGCCAAGAGCCTGGATGGCAGAGCTTGGGTGGTTCTGTGTTCCCATCCCCAGAGGAGGCACCATCTGTTGCCAGCCCTGGCACTGAGCCCACTGGCACCTCAGAGCCACTGGAAACACGCACTGTGTCAGCAGAGCTGTCCAGTCCATGGGCTGCTGGGGACTCAGATCAGA GTACTGATGCTCTGACAGACCCAGTCACAGATCCTGGACCCAATCCGTCCAATGACACAGCCATATGGCGCCGCATCTTCCAGTCTTCATACATCCGGGAACAGTATGTGCTTACCCACTGCTCTGCCAGCCCTGAGCCAGGCCCGGGTTCCACAGGCAGCAGTGAGTCTCCTGGCTCCCAGGGCCCTGGCTCCCCAGAGGGCTATTTTCCCTTGGATCCTCCCTCTCAGCAGGGCTGCCGCAGCCTGGCCTGGGGAGAATCTATAGGCTCCCGTTCCTGCCCCCTGCCTGCACCACCACAGACTCCATTCAAG GCAGGAGCTCTGAGTGCTGAGGTGCTGGGCCGTAGGCATAGAGCAGCTCTGGCTGGCCGAAGTCTCTCATCTCCACCAGGCCGGGCAAACCCAGTCCCTTGCCGACCCCGGCAACCTTCTCTGGGTGCAGTACCAGATGTGCCAGGCCCTGAGTCAGGCCAACAGCTTGGGCAGGGCCTGGACGACTCAG GAAACCTGCTCTCCCCAGCCCCCATGGACTGGGACATGTTGATGGAACCACCCTTCTTGTTCACAGCTGTGCCCCCAAATAGGGAACCAACCCCTCCAGCAGTACCAGTGCCTCCCCAGGCTCCACGTTGCCATGTGGTGATCCGGGGCCTGTATGGGGAGCAACCAATGTGCTGGGAGGTGGGTGTTGGGCTGGAGACACTGTGGGGACCTGGGGATGCCTCAAAGCCTCCATCAACTGCTCTAAGAGAAGCTGCTTGGGACCAAGCACTTCACCGACTGACAGCAGCCTCAGTGGTCCGAGACAATGAACAGCTAGCACTCCGAGGAGCTGAGACCACAGCTGACCGGG GCCACGCCCGAAGGTCCTGGCTTCGAGCCCTTCAGACAAGCAAGGTCAGTTGTGCTCCCTCCTGTTTCACCTGCCCAGTAGCTGTGGATGCTACTACTAGGGAGGTCCTGCCCGGAGTCCTGCAGGTGCGGAGCTCAG AATCAGCTGAACCCCCAGGCACTTACGTCTCTCAGGGCCATCTAGATGCAACTTCTCTGCCCACTGCAGCCCACCCTAAAGGTATAgcacaaatgaggggaaagg GCTCTCTGGTAGGCACCTGGGACCTGGACCAAAATGACAACTCCAAGTCAGCTTTGGGGGAGCCAACAACTCCCACTGGAGGTCCTCACCACCTGCCCTATCAGCCTTCCTCAAGGCTCAGTCTGGGCCGCCGACGGAGACTCTGTAGTCCCAAGGCTGGCCAGGCCAATGGAGGCAACAGTGGAGGCATCGACCACGACTACCTGCCCTTG GTGCGGCTACAAGAAGCACCAGGCTCCTTCCGTCTGGATGCACCCTTCTGTGCTGCTGTGCATATTCCCCAGGAGCGCCTGTGTCGTGCTTCACCCTTTGCTGCGCACCGTGCCAGCCTCAGCCCCACCTCTGCCTCATCTCCCTGGGCACTACTGGGCCCTAGTGTTGGCCAGGGTGACAGTGCCACAGCCTCTTGTAGCCCGTCCCCCAGCTCAGGCTCAGAGGGTCCAGGCCAGGCAGACAGTGGGCGAGGTTCAGATACCGAGGCTTCGGAAGGGGCGGAAGGGATAGGAGGCTCAGATCTTCGGGATCGCACCTGGGCCACAGCTGTGGCACTTGCGTGGCTGGAGCACCGCTGTGCGGCTGCCTTCAGTGAATGGGAACTGACAGCAGCCAAGGCAGATTGCTGGCTGCGGGCCCAGCAACTGCCTGATGGTCTTGAGCTGGCCGCCCTCAAGGCTGCAGCCAGGGGACTCTTCCTGCTGCTACGCCACTGGGACCAGAACCTGCAGCTGCACCTGCTATGCTACAGCCCAGCAAATGTGTGA